A genomic segment from Desulfurispirillum indicum S5 encodes:
- a CDS encoding glycoside hydrolase family 57 protein: MATNNHRGYLGLVLHSHLPFVKHPEHERFLEENWLYEAMTETYIPLLMALARLERDGVHTAITLSVTPPLANMLEDPLLNSRYEKHMLLMLELLEKERLRTVNDPAMSDVVRFYRERFQSILDYYRHDLAGNILNGYRHFQATGAIEIITCAATHGFLPNLRMTPRSVQAQIALGVKSHKRIFGVHPRGIWLPECAYYEGLEEVLKEHGLEYFLMDTHGVLFSRPRSIYGNYAPVYTPNGVAAFGRDQESSRQVWSSKEGYPGDFRYREFYRDVGWDLPYEYIKPYINPDGQRIFVGLKYYRITGEGDHKEPYVRVEAMEAVAEHAGNFLFNRGAQVNYLHDVLRKEPLVVCPYDAELFGHWWYEGIDFIYYLLKKAHYDQDAIAPITLSGYLDRYPEHQVVQPAASTWGDKGYNEVWLNNSNDWIYKYLHDISIRLSELANKYQYSSDQTQVRLLNQMARELVLAEASDWAFLMTTRTAAEYASKRTVEHIENFRRLADMLEGGQVEMDALEELEYKNSIFSQDMDFRLYCP, from the coding sequence ATGGCAACCAATAACCACCGTGGCTACCTTGGACTGGTGCTGCACTCCCATCTGCCCTTTGTGAAACATCCCGAACATGAGCGGTTTCTTGAAGAGAACTGGCTCTATGAGGCCATGACGGAAACCTATATTCCCCTGCTGATGGCCCTTGCCAGGCTGGAACGCGATGGGGTGCATACGGCCATAACCCTTTCAGTGACACCACCCCTTGCCAATATGCTGGAAGATCCGCTGTTGAACAGTCGCTATGAAAAGCATATGCTGCTCATGCTCGAGCTGCTGGAAAAAGAGCGTCTGCGTACGGTTAACGACCCGGCAATGTCGGACGTTGTCCGCTTCTACCGTGAGCGTTTTCAGTCGATTCTCGACTACTACCGTCACGATCTAGCGGGCAATATCCTCAATGGCTACCGCCACTTTCAGGCTACGGGTGCCATTGAGATCATAACCTGTGCGGCGACCCACGGTTTTCTGCCGAATCTGCGCATGACACCGCGCAGCGTTCAGGCTCAGATTGCCCTTGGGGTCAAGTCCCACAAGCGTATTTTCGGCGTTCACCCCAGGGGAATCTGGCTGCCGGAGTGCGCCTACTACGAAGGCCTGGAAGAGGTTCTGAAGGAGCACGGTCTCGAGTACTTTCTCATGGATACCCATGGCGTGCTGTTTTCGCGGCCCCGCAGTATTTACGGAAACTACGCGCCCGTGTATACGCCCAATGGCGTTGCGGCCTTTGGACGGGATCAGGAGTCCAGCCGCCAGGTGTGGTCCAGCAAGGAAGGATATCCCGGCGATTTCCGCTATCGCGAGTTTTACCGGGATGTGGGCTGGGATCTGCCCTACGAGTATATCAAGCCTTACATCAACCCTGACGGACAGCGCATATTCGTTGGGCTCAAGTATTATCGCATCACTGGTGAAGGCGACCACAAAGAACCCTATGTGCGCGTTGAAGCCATGGAGGCGGTGGCTGAGCACGCTGGCAACTTCCTTTTCAATCGCGGGGCTCAGGTGAACTACCTGCACGATGTGCTGCGCAAGGAACCTCTGGTGGTCTGTCCCTATGACGCCGAGCTTTTCGGTCACTGGTGGTACGAGGGTATTGATTTCATCTACTACCTGCTGAAAAAAGCCCACTACGACCAGGATGCCATCGCGCCGATTACCCTGTCAGGTTATCTGGACAGGTATCCTGAGCATCAGGTGGTGCAGCCGGCGGCCTCCACTTGGGGCGACAAGGGCTATAATGAAGTCTGGCTCAATAACAGTAACGACTGGATTTACAAGTATCTGCATGATATCAGCATTCGCCTGAGTGAACTGGCCAACAAGTACCAGTACAGTTCTGACCAGACACAGGTCCGTCTGCTCAATCAGATGGCCCGTGAACTGGTGCTGGCAGAGGCCAGCGACTGGGCTTTCCTGATGACGACCCGCACTGCTGCCGAATACGCTTCCAAGCGTACCGTAGAGCACATTGAAAATTTTCGTCGCCTGGCGGACATGCTTGAGGGCGGGCAGGTGGAAATGGATGCCCTGGAAGAGCTGGAGTACAAAAATTCGATTTTCAGCCAGGATATGGATTTTCGCCTGTATTGTCCCTGA
- the flgN gene encoding flagellar export chaperone FlgN: MSTHKTGSATLAELYTYYAQLRDMLQENREHIVKGDVQGVDRVSNLMETLVLKIRLLEDTLDSFMKDYASTHDVECKLLAIAAHMEPEGGDFTDELVRLSELVKDVDRQTYMNRQILHSALKVNGHFLSLVDNELKSSKQYASDGAVTQKRQSLFMSQKV; encoded by the coding sequence TTGAGTACGCACAAGACTGGCTCGGCTACACTGGCGGAGCTCTATACCTATTATGCGCAATTGCGCGATATGCTGCAGGAAAACCGTGAGCATATTGTCAAGGGGGATGTGCAGGGCGTTGATCGGGTAAGTAACCTGATGGAGACCCTGGTGCTGAAAATCCGCCTGCTGGAGGATACCCTTGACAGCTTTATGAAGGACTACGCTTCAACCCACGATGTGGAGTGCAAGCTGCTGGCGATAGCGGCCCACATGGAGCCGGAGGGTGGAGATTTCACCGATGAGCTGGTTCGCCTGAGCGAGCTGGTCAAGGATGTTGACCGTCAGACGTACATGAATCGTCAGATTCTGCACAGTGCCTTGAAGGTCAATGGACACTTTCTCTCCCTTGTGGATAACGAGTTGAAATCGTCGAAGCAGTATGCGTCCGATGGCGCAGTGACACAGAAGCGTCAATCACTTTTCATGAGCCAAAAAGTATGA
- a CDS encoding galactose-1-phosphate uridylyltransferase: MTTKLRQDPMGRFAVVYEPGLARLPLLSGPGNGSADGGEQSVACPFCPGNERYCQFSIDQFGEKKDWKLRVIPNRLPFFSVEGGEEAFPDGIYDINGGAGAHEVIIESPEHGLTPFAFTQAQWCDIFTMTARRLTDLRQDSRFQYVSFFRNFGVQAGAALSHPHSQILALPLVPPEVQQKLRAFHRHQEHKGRCLACDIVHHETSARKRILAENESFVAMAPYASRHPFEMHVYPRRHQGFFESMSPEEQVLFSRIIADLMQKLQRVLAEPPFHMILFNRPVPAEGSRFHWHMEILPRVFAATALQEGTGIYMNPVTPEEVVKVAGSRPAQGFDDQIDDNGIG; encoded by the coding sequence ATGACGACCAAGCTCAGACAGGATCCCATGGGACGCTTTGCGGTAGTCTACGAGCCTGGTCTTGCCCGGCTGCCGCTGCTTTCAGGGCCTGGTAACGGCAGTGCGGATGGCGGGGAGCAGAGCGTGGCCTGTCCTTTTTGTCCTGGAAATGAGCGCTACTGCCAGTTTTCCATTGATCAGTTCGGGGAGAAAAAAGACTGGAAGCTGCGGGTGATTCCCAATCGCCTGCCGTTTTTTTCCGTTGAAGGTGGCGAAGAGGCTTTCCCCGACGGTATCTATGATATCAATGGTGGTGCCGGTGCCCATGAGGTCATCATCGAAAGTCCAGAACACGGGCTCACGCCCTTTGCCTTTACCCAGGCGCAGTGGTGCGACATTTTTACCATGACAGCGCGCCGTCTGACGGATCTGCGCCAGGACAGCCGCTTTCAGTATGTCAGTTTTTTTCGCAATTTCGGTGTTCAGGCGGGTGCCGCCCTCTCCCATCCCCACAGCCAGATTCTGGCGCTGCCACTGGTGCCGCCGGAGGTGCAGCAGAAGCTGCGGGCCTTTCACCGCCATCAGGAGCACAAGGGGCGATGCCTGGCGTGCGATATCGTGCACCACGAAACCTCGGCGCGCAAACGCATCCTTGCGGAAAATGAGTCCTTTGTGGCCATGGCTCCCTATGCTTCGCGCCATCCCTTCGAAATGCATGTCTACCCCCGCCGGCATCAGGGTTTTTTCGAGTCCATGAGTCCTGAGGAGCAGGTGCTGTTCAGCCGCATCATAGCTGATCTTATGCAAAAGTTGCAGAGAGTACTGGCTGAGCCGCCATTTCATATGATACTGTTCAATCGTCCGGTCCCTGCTGAGGGGAGCCGGTTTCACTGGCACATGGAAATTCTGCCCCGGGTGTTTGCGGCGACGGCGCTGCAGGAGGGGACGGGAATCTATATGAATCCGGTTACTCCTGAGGAGGTGGTCAAGGTGGCTGGGAGCCGCCCTGCCCAGGGTTTTGATGACCAGATCGATGACAATGGCATTGGATAA
- a CDS encoding alpha-amylase/4-alpha-glucanotransferase domain-containing protein has translation MEQTASHLSSAPPVRLLMGIHCHQPYQNFSWVLEDACTKSYEPFLQTCLRYPDFRFALHYSGWLLQWIQTNRPAVFDLIGEMASRGQVEIFTGGFFEPILASIPHKDQVGQIEMLSSYIQSNFGQTPKGLWLTERIWDSSIVPAVVQAGVEYAIVDDYHFISAGFEPGALDGHYVTEEGGRCLKLFPISEKLRYTIPFKNPGQTIDHLLEHAREDGSSALTFFDDGEKFGVWPQTNEWVFGERRWLEEFIETVLDHPRVRLESFADYVSDQRPRGIAYLPVCSYYEMGAWTLPSRLASRFDEFYHRVKKEDEATATAFVKGSIWKNFLVKYPESNNIHKKMLRLASLPLGLEAREALYQGQCNDVMWHGVFGGLYLPNLRFNAYEALNRCERLAGRSGVFVGDFNCDGYPEVLARTQAYFASLSSREGAQLYELSCMRSLVNVLNTLTRRHEAYHHKLGKPAAGEVPETVEDADGIASIHDLVADEQMELPPLHYDWHQKYSFVDHFMAELPTDESFVAADLKEQGDFANQPFAVIHQNSGDVLLRRSGGLYRWAEKLAGITVEKRYQFLSQSVQVDVCVESDRDIETFYGCELNFHIPSGVEQSHIEIHGNRFPKDHTFTFNDVRDFCLEDGLFHTPLRVHACTAQRLLGFPVMTVSQSEAGYDATYQGTSFLWCRPLTLRAGERQKMSFLLSFGG, from the coding sequence ATGGAACAAACAGCTTCGCACCTTTCTTCTGCTCCCCCCGTACGCCTCCTGATGGGCATTCACTGCCACCAGCCCTACCAGAATTTTTCCTGGGTTCTCGAAGATGCCTGTACCAAAAGCTATGAACCCTTCCTGCAGACCTGCCTGCGCTATCCCGATTTCCGCTTTGCCCTGCACTACAGCGGCTGGCTGCTGCAGTGGATTCAGACCAATCGACCTGCGGTCTTTGACCTGATCGGTGAGATGGCATCCCGTGGGCAGGTGGAGATATTCACCGGGGGCTTTTTTGAGCCGATTCTCGCCTCCATTCCCCACAAGGATCAGGTGGGTCAGATAGAGATGCTCAGCAGCTATATCCAGAGCAATTTCGGCCAGACGCCCAAGGGCCTGTGGCTGACGGAGCGTATCTGGGATAGTTCCATTGTGCCAGCAGTGGTGCAGGCTGGTGTGGAGTATGCCATTGTCGATGACTATCATTTTATCAGCGCCGGTTTTGAACCGGGTGCCCTGGACGGTCACTATGTGACGGAGGAAGGGGGGCGCTGCCTCAAGCTTTTCCCCATCAGTGAAAAACTGCGCTACACCATTCCCTTCAAGAATCCCGGACAGACCATAGATCACTTGCTGGAGCACGCCCGTGAGGACGGTTCATCGGCCCTGACCTTCTTTGATGATGGCGAGAAGTTTGGTGTCTGGCCCCAGACCAATGAGTGGGTTTTCGGCGAGCGGCGCTGGCTGGAGGAGTTCATCGAGACTGTTCTTGACCATCCTCGCGTTCGGCTGGAAAGCTTTGCCGACTATGTGTCTGATCAGCGTCCACGGGGTATCGCCTACCTGCCGGTGTGCTCCTATTACGAGATGGGAGCCTGGACATTGCCATCGCGTCTGGCGAGTCGCTTTGATGAGTTTTACCACAGGGTGAAAAAAGAGGACGAGGCCACGGCTACGGCCTTCGTCAAGGGGAGTATCTGGAAGAACTTCCTGGTGAAGTATCCCGAGTCCAATAATATTCACAAGAAAATGCTGCGTCTGGCATCCCTGCCCCTGGGGCTGGAGGCCCGCGAAGCGCTCTATCAGGGGCAGTGCAACGATGTCATGTGGCATGGGGTCTTTGGCGGCCTCTACCTGCCCAACCTGCGATTCAACGCCTATGAGGCGCTCAATCGCTGCGAGCGCCTGGCGGGGCGATCCGGTGTCTTCGTGGGCGACTTCAACTGTGATGGCTACCCGGAGGTGCTGGCACGCACCCAGGCATACTTCGCGTCTCTTTCCAGCCGCGAAGGCGCTCAGCTTTACGAACTGAGCTGCATGCGTTCACTGGTGAACGTGCTCAACACCCTGACCCGCCGCCATGAGGCCTACCACCACAAGCTGGGCAAGCCGGCAGCCGGTGAGGTGCCGGAGACGGTGGAAGATGCCGATGGTATCGCCTCCATCCATGACCTGGTTGCCGATGAACAGATGGAGCTGCCGCCGCTGCACTATGACTGGCATCAGAAGTACTCCTTTGTGGACCACTTCATGGCGGAACTGCCCACGGATGAATCCTTTGTGGCAGCTGATCTGAAGGAGCAGGGGGACTTTGCCAACCAGCCTTTTGCCGTAATTCACCAGAATAGTGGTGACGTGCTGCTGCGGCGCTCTGGAGGCCTCTATCGCTGGGCGGAAAAACTGGCGGGCATCACTGTTGAAAAACGCTACCAGTTTCTCAGCCAGAGCGTTCAGGTGGATGTGTGTGTGGAATCGGATCGTGATATTGAGACGTTCTACGGCTGTGAGTTGAACTTCCATATTCCTTCTGGTGTTGAGCAAAGCCATATAGAAATTCATGGAAATAGATTCCCGAAAGACCATACTTTTACCTTTAATGATGTGCGGGATTTTTGCCTGGAGGACGGGCTGTTTCACACTCCCCTGAGGGTGCATGCCTGCACGGCCCAGCGTCTGTTGGGCTTTCCGGTGATGACGGTGTCACAGTCGGAAGCCGGGTACGATGCCACCTACCAGGGCACCTCCTTCTTATGGTGCCGTCCCCTGACACTGCGCGCCGGAGAGCGCCAGAAAATGAGCTTTCTGCTCAGCTTCGGAGGGTGA
- a CDS encoding rod-binding protein translates to MIPATVNDMSVVSPHHSKKNENLTDEERGQILRSAQHFESLLVNIMFTTMRKTIADGGLIEKSNAEEIFTSFLDTEFSKTASTSTTGGMGLAGMMYEQLTGEPLKHAPSLGDVSQFDSRLSFGLSGAPERFGASQPLKVNQKMLEDFYLAR, encoded by the coding sequence ATGATACCGGCTACTGTCAATGATATGTCCGTGGTCTCGCCGCACCACAGCAAGAAAAACGAGAACCTGACCGACGAGGAGCGGGGACAGATCCTGCGATCTGCTCAGCATTTTGAGTCACTGCTTGTGAACATCATGTTCACGACGATGAGGAAGACCATAGCAGATGGTGGACTGATTGAAAAGTCCAACGCTGAGGAGATCTTCACCTCGTTTCTGGACACCGAATTCTCCAAGACAGCCAGTACCAGCACTACTGGAGGAATGGGGCTTGCGGGAATGATGTACGAGCAGCTGACGGGTGAACCCCTGAAACACGCGCCTTCCCTGGGGGATGTGAGTCAGTTTGACTCGCGGCTGAGTTTTGGCCTCTCCGGCGCGCCTGAGCGCTTTGGGGCGTCCCAGCCCCTGAAGGTGAACCAGAAGATGCTGGAGGACTTCTACCTCGCTCGTTGA
- a CDS encoding DUF4912 domain-containing protein, translating into MDKLLELPREDLIRIARGLSIAGRSRMSNRELAEAIYRLSLDVGVSSFFLHRSDDSHLRVEYNNIYLPMEIGRNRACLLYRDPLWAYVYWEMTRDILPDGDSYSFTLKIMDNHTRQEHVQIGEVERVGRWYLNLNAPEREFYAVVGVTFTNGDFLELVRSNIIKMPAVGFSDDAEQVVFYNRKTGSRQIVDSDGASVGVGAELGFYHDSSIAIHRRFPGSSMNFSSRAEDDGSEHGNQ; encoded by the coding sequence GTGGATAAATTGCTGGAGTTGCCGCGGGAGGATCTGATCAGGATAGCCAGGGGATTGAGCATCGCGGGGCGTTCACGTATGTCAAACCGCGAGCTGGCCGAGGCCATTTATCGGCTTTCCCTGGACGTTGGCGTTTCATCGTTTTTTCTTCACCGCTCTGATGACAGCCACCTGCGGGTGGAATACAACAATATATATCTCCCCATGGAGATTGGCCGTAACCGTGCCTGTCTGCTCTATCGTGACCCACTGTGGGCCTATGTCTACTGGGAAATGACTCGGGATATTCTACCCGATGGCGACTCCTACAGTTTCACCCTGAAAATCATGGACAACCATACCCGGCAGGAGCACGTGCAGATTGGCGAGGTGGAGCGCGTCGGGCGCTGGTATCTGAACCTCAATGCGCCGGAACGTGAGTTTTACGCGGTGGTGGGTGTCACGTTCACCAATGGCGATTTTCTTGAGCTCGTGCGTTCCAATATCATCAAGATGCCGGCGGTTGGCTTTTCCGATGACGCGGAGCAGGTGGTCTTCTATAACCGTAAGACCGGATCGCGACAGATTGTTGACAGTGATGGCGCCTCTGTGGGTGTTGGCGCAGAACTTGGCTTTTACCATGACAGCTCCATTGCTATCCACCGGCGCTTTCCCGGCTCATCAATGAACTTCAGTTCACGGGCTGAAGACGACGGGAGCGAACATGGCAACCAATAA
- the flgM gene encoding flagellar biosynthesis anti-sigma factor FlgM, giving the protein MKVNGYGSSSIDAYLKNNRTQGKSRGDEAVQGKEGAGGNADKIHFSGTYMDVAKATKVASDAPEVRDERVETLKAAIQRGDYRYNLDMLAAKLAEVLGKK; this is encoded by the coding sequence ATGAAAGTCAATGGCTACGGCTCTTCTTCTATTGACGCCTACCTGAAAAACAATCGCACCCAGGGGAAATCCCGTGGGGACGAGGCAGTTCAGGGTAAGGAAGGCGCTGGGGGAAATGCCGATAAAATTCACTTTTCCGGCACGTATATGGATGTCGCCAAGGCAACCAAAGTCGCTTCAGATGCACCAGAGGTGCGTGATGAGCGGGTTGAGACCCTGAAGGCAGCCATTCAACGTGGAGACTATCGCTATAATCTCGATATGCTGGCGGCGAAACTGGCAGAGGTACTTGGCAAAAAGTAG
- the flgK gene encoding flagellar hook-associated protein FlgK, producing MGTFQSLNVGLSGVLASQSALMTVGHNLSNMNTEGFSRQRVVLQANQPLRIANLQYGQGVNLNQVQRVHDEYVQQSLRTAITKGGQYEANYMAYNEIEMLFNETEGMGLGYSLTQFWDSWHDLANAPTDTSQEAASKRSTVIESANFLINTIQGTYQQLNDLQAQYTGRVDSMVNDVNSQLQSLATLNTQIAKTSAHGNPAHDLLDQRDMILNKLAEYIDIKVDIDPQGQATVFFDGKTLVDRDYAAKLINKRTGEFSSELLFESTSGHTSKITNFSNNGQIGAYMEMRDKTIPGYIEKLDDLSRTIIEEVNKVHANGMVTKPFGAVSSQYSVENSRTPLNDNTPFQIQNGSFQLKVFDPAGGELQTFEIRINEGDSLRQIAMKLDQADGVAEGGLFSASINADNQLEIRGNNGNTFVLYNDTSNALTAIGLNTFFKGHDAKSIGVNSYVAEDTTRLATSFSGEPGDNRNANLIAELRNAKVMGGMTIGENYNHFVSKIGMDVRINIDSLETTQLIRFQIEVKRESISGVNENEELTNMLKFQRSFEASSRFITTIDRLLDNIVNRMGV from the coding sequence ATGGGAACCTTTCAGTCCCTGAATGTTGGTCTTTCCGGTGTGCTCGCCAGCCAGAGCGCCCTGATGACCGTTGGTCACAACCTCAGTAATATGAACACCGAAGGCTTCAGTCGACAGAGAGTTGTGCTGCAGGCCAACCAGCCACTGCGTATTGCAAATCTGCAGTACGGACAGGGAGTCAATCTCAACCAGGTGCAGCGGGTCCACGATGAGTATGTGCAGCAGTCCCTGCGGACCGCTATCACCAAGGGCGGGCAGTACGAAGCCAACTACATGGCCTATAACGAAATTGAAATGCTCTTCAACGAGACCGAAGGCATGGGACTTGGATATTCTCTGACCCAGTTCTGGGACTCATGGCACGACCTGGCCAATGCGCCCACGGACACCTCCCAGGAAGCCGCCTCCAAACGCTCCACGGTTATAGAGTCAGCCAATTTTCTGATCAACACCATCCAGGGCACCTACCAGCAGCTCAACGACCTGCAGGCCCAGTACACTGGCCGGGTTGACAGTATGGTCAACGATGTCAACTCGCAATTGCAGTCGCTGGCAACTCTCAACACACAAATAGCCAAAACTTCAGCTCACGGTAATCCGGCCCATGATCTGCTGGATCAACGGGATATGATCCTGAACAAGCTGGCGGAATATATTGATATCAAAGTGGACATTGATCCCCAGGGGCAGGCGACGGTCTTCTTTGACGGCAAGACACTTGTGGATCGTGACTATGCTGCGAAACTGATCAATAAGCGTACCGGTGAGTTCAGCAGCGAACTGCTGTTCGAAAGCACCTCCGGCCACACCAGCAAGATAACGAACTTTTCCAATAATGGTCAGATCGGCGCGTATATGGAAATGCGCGATAAGACAATTCCTGGCTACATCGAAAAACTTGATGATCTTTCGCGTACGATTATCGAGGAGGTCAACAAGGTTCACGCCAATGGCATGGTGACCAAGCCTTTCGGTGCGGTATCTTCCCAGTACAGCGTTGAGAACAGTCGCACTCCGCTCAATGACAATACGCCCTTTCAGATTCAGAATGGCAGTTTTCAGCTCAAGGTCTTTGACCCTGCGGGGGGCGAACTGCAGACCTTTGAGATCCGCATCAACGAGGGCGACTCCCTGCGCCAGATTGCCATGAAGCTGGATCAGGCCGACGGGGTGGCGGAAGGCGGGCTCTTCAGTGCCAGCATTAATGCTGATAATCAGCTGGAAATCCGTGGTAACAACGGGAATACCTTTGTCCTGTACAACGACACCAGCAACGCGCTGACAGCTATTGGGCTGAACACCTTCTTCAAGGGGCACGACGCCAAGAGCATCGGGGTCAACAGCTATGTGGCAGAGGATACGACTCGCCTTGCCACCAGCTTCAGTGGTGAGCCGGGTGACAACCGCAATGCCAATCTGATTGCCGAGTTACGGAATGCCAAGGTCATGGGTGGCATGACCATTGGCGAAAACTATAATCATTTTGTCAGCAAGATCGGCATGGACGTGCGAATCAATATTGACTCACTCGAGACCACCCAGCTGATTCGCTTCCAGATCGAGGTGAAACGCGAAAGTATCTCCGGCGTCAATGAAAACGAAGAACTGACCAATATGCTGAAATTTCAACGCTCCTTTGAGGCATCATCACGCTTTA
- a CDS encoding NFACT family protein, with protein MDYPSLVALAEDIAARAGRTRVRDIIMVDWHQLFLRLDDVDVQISAHSHPNFMVLVPHSPRTSREYPFARALETHLKGTYLLRCSVREHERILRLSFGSVQGQIKRKFHLVVEIMGRHSNVILLDEDKLVLAALKENWDVSTARPLLTGQPYQFPPSQGRRFPDSPEDFRDGAVARRELCFPPWLIDYFCRYPEDFPAYRDALERRQFDFARVDTGGKLWASVVSLPHARTVETFDSVSAMVLGSAVEREESALERRRRRLVRRMEDAIVAQQAKMELLRRQLEQHGDTGALQREAQLIKDNLHRLRGGGRVRCHDYVHNTDVELELPRDILPRVYMEKLFRRIRKYHLSLPHLQRQLEKCKNSVTYLEQERYYASYLQSLEEVLHKERELFPRRGVTERPGKRSVSRERERVKKLDFRGYLLYVGLSSAANEKVTFGARPDDWWFHAKDIPGAHVVLACHNRPAPDEESMAMAAALAAFFCRNSSEDKVSVDYTQRKHVRKPAGTPPGTVYYTHFKTLLVGREQMDAARRFLESSSETVS; from the coding sequence ATGGACTATCCCTCTTTGGTGGCCCTGGCGGAGGATATTGCTGCCAGGGCTGGCCGCACACGGGTGCGCGATATCATTATGGTGGACTGGCACCAGCTCTTCCTGCGCCTTGATGACGTGGATGTGCAGATCAGCGCCCACTCCCATCCCAACTTTATGGTTCTGGTTCCCCACTCCCCCCGGACTTCCCGTGAGTACCCCTTTGCCCGTGCCCTTGAGACACACCTGAAGGGTACCTACCTGCTGCGTTGCAGTGTGCGGGAGCATGAGCGGATTCTTCGCCTGAGCTTTGGTTCGGTGCAGGGTCAGATCAAACGCAAGTTCCACCTGGTGGTGGAAATCATGGGTCGCCATTCCAATGTGATTCTGCTGGATGAGGACAAGCTGGTACTGGCAGCCCTGAAGGAGAACTGGGATGTCTCCACCGCACGGCCACTGCTGACGGGGCAGCCCTATCAGTTTCCCCCTTCCCAGGGGCGCCGTTTTCCGGATTCGCCGGAGGACTTCCGCGATGGCGCCGTGGCCAGGCGTGAGCTGTGTTTCCCCCCCTGGCTGATCGATTACTTCTGCCGCTATCCCGAAGATTTTCCCGCTTACCGCGATGCCCTGGAGCGCCGGCAGTTCGATTTTGCGCGGGTGGATACGGGTGGGAAGCTCTGGGCCAGTGTGGTTTCCCTGCCCCACGCCCGGACGGTGGAGACCTTTGACAGTGTCAGCGCCATGGTGCTTGGCAGTGCGGTGGAACGCGAGGAAAGTGCCCTGGAGCGCCGCCGTCGCCGGCTTGTGCGGCGCATGGAAGATGCCATAGTGGCCCAGCAGGCGAAGATGGAGCTGTTGCGGCGTCAACTGGAGCAGCATGGTGACACTGGCGCGCTGCAGCGGGAGGCGCAGCTGATTAAGGATAACCTGCACCGCCTGCGGGGTGGTGGCCGGGTACGCTGCCATGACTACGTGCACAATACCGATGTCGAGCTGGAGCTGCCCCGCGATATCCTGCCCCGCGTCTATATGGAAAAGCTCTTCCGGCGTATCCGCAAATATCACCTTTCGCTGCCCCATCTGCAGCGTCAGTTGGAAAAATGTAAAAACAGTGTCACCTATCTGGAGCAGGAGCGTTACTATGCATCCTATCTTCAGAGCCTGGAAGAAGTGCTGCACAAGGAGCGGGAGCTGTTTCCCCGCCGGGGAGTCACCGAGCGTCCGGGGAAGCGTTCCGTCAGTCGTGAACGTGAACGGGTAAAAAAACTGGATTTTCGTGGATACCTGTTATATGTAGGGCTTTCCAGCGCGGCCAACGAAAAGGTGACCTTTGGTGCCCGTCCCGACGACTGGTGGTTTCATGCCAAGGATATTCCCGGTGCCCATGTGGTGCTGGCGTGTCACAACCGCCCTGCTCCCGACGAGGAGAGTATGGCCATGGCAGCGGCGCTGGCGGCCTTTTTCTGTCGAAACAGTTCTGAGGATAAGGTTTCCGTCGATTACACCCAGCGCAAACACGTGCGCAAACCAGCGGGCACACCGCCGGGAACGGTGTACTATACCCACTTCAAGACACTGCTGGTGGGGCGGGAACAGATGGACGCGGCCCGCAGGTTTCTGGAATCATCCAGCGAAACGGTGAGCTGA